Proteins encoded together in one Procambarus clarkii isolate CNS0578487 chromosome 71, FALCON_Pclarkii_2.0, whole genome shotgun sequence window:
- the LOC138356209 gene encoding uncharacterized protein: protein MRSVAGDSMRSVAGDSVRSVAGDSMRSVAGDSVRSVAGDSMRSVAGDSVRSVAGDSVRSVAGDSMRSVAGDSVRSVAGDSVRSVAGDSVRSVAGDSMRSVAGDSVRSVAGDSVRSVAGDSVRSVAGDSMRSVAGDSMRSVAGDSVRSVAGDSVRSVAGDSVRSMTGDNVRSMTGDNVRSMTGDNVRSMTGDNVRSMTGDRMTAVTGIDIKVTIPPARSGGGGQYWYRFPEPVPLPLLQ, encoded by the coding sequence ATGCGCAGTGTGGCGGGTGACAGCATGCGCAGTGTGGCGGGTGACAGCGTGCGCAGTGTGGCGGGTGACAGCATGCGCAGTGTGGCGGGTGACAGCGTGCGCAGTGTGGCGGGTGACAGCATGCGCAGTGTGGCGGGTGACAGCGTGCGCAGTGTGGCGGGTGACAGCGTGCGCAGTGTGGCGGGTGACAGCATGCGCAGTGTGGCGGGTGACAGCGTGCGCAGTGTGGCGGGTGACAGCGTGCGCAGTGTGGCGGGTGACAGCGTGCGCAGTGTGGCGGGTGACAGCATGCGCAGTGTGGCGGGTGACAGCGTGCGCAGTGTGGCGGGTGATAGCGTGCGCAGTGTGGCGGGTGACAGCGTGCGCAGTGTGGCGGGTGACAGCATGCGCAGTGTGGCGGGTGACAGCATGCGCAGTGTGGCGGGTGACAGCGTGCGCAGTGTGGCGGGTGATAGCGTGCGCAGTGTGGCGGGTGACAGCGTGCGCAGTATGACTGGTGACAACGTGCGCAGTATGACTGGTGACAACGTGCGCAGTATGACTGGTGACAACGTGCGCAGTATGACTGGTGACAACGTGCGCAGTATGACTGGTGACCGCATGACTGCTGTCACCGGTATTGACATAAAGGTCACAATACCACCTgcgagaagtggtggtggtggtcaatacTGGTACAGGTTCCCAGAACCAGTACCTCTCCCACTTCTGCAGTGA